Within the Gracilinema caldarium DSM 7334 genome, the region GCGTCCTTGCCGGACCATGAGAAACCATACTTCAGCCAGGGATCGTCTGCTTACATTAAGTAGTACCATGATGAGAAGGAGTCCAAGCCCCAGCCAGAGGAAGCTCGTTATTTTGATAAACCTCTTGGCGGCGTTTTGAGTTTTCATCAGTACTGCTAGACCTATACTGACTGAAGCCCAAACCAGGGGGATCCAGAGGGGGCCTGTAGCATGGAGGAAGTAAGCCAGCAGGATCGGGGGACCCAGAGCGGGCAGAAGCAGCACAATCCAGAGTAAGAGCGATCGCAGTAAGAACGATCGCAGCCAGGGCTTATTCAAGGGCATGGGTAATTCCTTCATTTCCCTGCCGGGTATCGAGTACTTTACAGGGAACCTGGGATTGGTTCAAAGGCAGTTGTTCCAACAAATCCATAGTTTTTTTACGAACCATCTCTACGAGAGAGGGTTCAGGAACGATGATAAGAAGTATTCCATAACCTTTGAGGAGCCGGTGCTCCAGTACTGCATATAGATCAGGGCCGGTTGCACTGGCAAATTCAAATGGGGTCTGTAAGGTTACCAGTAAGGTCGCAGACTCTCCATCCCATGCGGCTTGAGGAAACCGGCTGTCATTAAAGAGTATACTGGTAGATTGGTAATAGAGCGCTTCAAATGAAGCGAGGTCAGTGATGGTATAGGATTCAAATTCACTGCTGCAAAAGAAATCGGTAGGAATTCCCTGTTCTGCCATATACCGGAGTACCGAAAACACAAGGCTCACTGCCATATCTTCTGCTATAAGGCGTTCCTCCTCCTTGTGAATATGTGGTGGAGGCCTCGCATCAAGGACGACGCGGAGTGCTGGGGCAGTAGCTTTTGCTGTCCGATAGGCACAGGGTATACCTGTTGCTGCAAATCGCTTCCAGGCGATTTGCCGTGCCCCTTCTCCATGGTGTAAGGGATAAACCGATTCGAAAACCCCCACATCTTCCTGACCTCCACCGGTACGTAGTCCAGTTTCACCGCTTCCCATAAAAATGGACTCTAACGCCTGAGAGAGGGGTATGATTTCAGGATACACATAGAATATTCTTGGTTCTACGGTGTAAGCGAACTGAAACAAACCCAGACTATCTTTAAAGATAAACCGTTCTACTCCTACCGCGTAGATTCCCCGGTAGGCACAGCAGAACGTGGTGGACCAGGTTGTGTTCGTTTTTCCCCATAAAAATACCGGTTCTTCACTGGCACCGGCAAGACCGGGACCCTGAAAGGTAAACTGACAGATAATACCGCAGGTGGGCAGTATTCCTTCGTAATGGAGGGCAAAGGTATACTGAATTGCTTCGCCCCGTACAGGATGGTCCGTCGAAAACTCTTGATGGAACCCGAACTTCAGGTAACTGTACCAGACCTGAATCAGAGAAACCGATACCAGAACAAGGGGAAAGAGCACCATAACCCGGGAAAACGGGCCTGCCAGTCCCGGCAAGCTGTTGGAAAGTGCTATAGAAAAGAGTAAAACTGCAATTCCCAGGGGAGAAATGCGAATGCCCATAGGTTTTGTTATAATCCGGTAGGTTTTCGTATCCTGGAAACCAGTTCCGATACAATTGCAGATGCCTGTTTGCCCGCCATCCGGCTCTGGGAAGCCAGCACAATACGGTGGGCCAAGGTTGGTCTGGCCAGGGCTTCCACATCCTCAGGGATGACAAAGGTCCTCCCCTCGTACAGAGCCCGCACCTTGGCAGCCTGCTGGAGGTAAATCCCCGCACGGGGGCTTGCCCCGAGTTTTATCTCTGCTGCAGTACGGGTCGAACGTACTATCTCCATAATATAGGTCCTGATCGAATTACTGATATGGACAGACCGAACCCGTGTTCTCATAGCTGTTACTGTTTCAGGGTTTGCTACCGTTTCAACTATCCCCAGGGGTTTTGCTGTCTCATTCCGTTCCAGAATGAGCTGTTCGTGGTCAATGGAAGGATAACCGATAGAAAAACTCAAGCCAAAGCGATCTAGTTCCGCTTCAGGAAGCGGAAAAGTCCCGACAAAATTTTGGGGATTCTGGGTTGCGATCATAAAAAAGGGGTCCGGCAACGGCATCGTCCTTCCATCAATACTGATGGAACCCTCCTGCATTGCCTCAAGAAAGGCTGATTGGGTCCGGGGGGATGCCCGGTTGAGCTCATCGGCCAGAACAAAATGAGCGATAATTGGGCCCCCCTTGAATACAAATTTCTGTTGGTTACTGTCCCATACCGAAAGACCCAAAACATCGGCAGGCAATAAATCCGGCGTACACTGTATGCGGGAAAAAGTCAGCCCCGCAGCCCTTGCCAGTGACAGGGCAAGGGTTGTTTTTCCGAGACCGGGAATATCTTCGATAAGTACATGCAGTGCGCCAAAGAGACCGAAGAGAGCCAGCCGCACCACGGAGGCGTCGCCTACAAAGGCAGAAAGGACCGCATCCTCAATATCATGCATGATAGCGGTAGCCTGGGCTTGTTCAATATTCATAGAACTATTGTAAACCATTACCAGGCTTTTGTATCTGGGGCCTCATACATTAATGCCGCAAAATGGCCAGTTTAAACTTACCACTACTCCTGAGCCATACTACCGCACTTTGCATGACAATAAATATATACAGCAAAAATCCGCTCAATATGGCCTGATAGTTGGAGTTAACCCCGGCAGCACGGATTAACTCATTGATAGTAAGCAGCGTTAATGCTCCAACAGGGGAGCCCAGCAGATTCCCTACCCCACCGGTCAGCATCGTTCCACCGATAATAGATGCAGCGATGGCTTTCATTTCAAAACCCGCAGCATTGCCCACATTTCCAGCCCCGGTAGTCATAAGATACACAAAGCCTGCGATTCCCGAAAGCAAACCACTGATAAGATAGGATATGAATTTGGTCTTTTTCACATTGATACCAAGCATGAGCGCACTTTGGCTGTTCCCTCCGACAGCATAGAGATTACGGCCTAACCGGGACCAATTCATCATAATCACAAGAATTACAATGAGCACAAATACAACCACCGCGCCGATTTTAATCTGAAGCGGCATAAAATTACCGAGCCTATTGTGATTCCCCAAAAAGGGAATCACAATATTATAATCCCTGAGTGCTACAAAGGGTTCATAGGTAACATTGATGGGATCCTTATGAATGGTAGTTAAAAGGCCATTTGCTAAGAACATGCCTGCCAGAGTAATGATAAAGGGCTGAATCTCAAGATAGGCTATAATAAAGCCCTGAAGCAATCCAAAACCAAGCCCGATAGCTAGTGCAAGCAGCATTGCAGAACCGACTGTTCCTGTTTTCGATTCAAGTAACACTGCACAGCCCATAGTAACCAGGCCGGTGACGGCTCCGACAGAAATATCTATACCTCCACCAATCATGACAATACTCATACCAAGGGTTAATATGATGAGGGGAGCATTGAGACTAAAGAGGTCAAAAAAGGTCTGAAACTGCAGAAAACTGCCCGGGAACCGGAGGATGGCAAATCCATACATCACAATAAATATGATTGTTGCAATTATAAAGAGGAGATTCGAATTTGAAATTGCTTCCTTAGTTTTTTTCTTATTTTGTGATTGCATCCGATACCTCCTTCGTAATTTCCGGACTTATCCTGGTCCGTCTGACCACTTTGCTGACATAGGCTCTGACCACAGGGGAGGCGATAATCATGAGGATGATAATAAAAACCGCCTTAAAAGCCTTTATCGTTTCGGTACCAATTTCCAGTCTCAGCAGGGTTCTGTTCAGTACTTCTATGGTATAAGCACCGATTATTGATCCAGCAATGCTGAAGGTTCCACCCGACAGGGCATTCCCACCAATGGCTACTGCAAGGATGGCATCCATCTCAATAAATTTGAGAAGATTAACACTGTCATGCCGACCTGCTTTCGATACAG harbors:
- a CDS encoding ABC transporter permease subunit; the encoded protein is MQSQNKKKTKEAISNSNLLFIIATIIFIVMYGFAILRFPGSFLQFQTFFDLFSLNAPLIILTLGMSIVMIGGGIDISVGAVTGLVTMGCAVLLESKTGTVGSAMLLALAIGLGFGLLQGFIIAYLEIQPFIITLAGMFLANGLLTTIHKDPINVTYEPFVALRDYNIVIPFLGNHNRLGNFMPLQIKIGAVVVFVLIVILVIMMNWSRLGRNLYAVGGNSQSALMLGINVKKTKFISYLISGLLSGIAGFVYLMTTGAGNVGNAAGFEMKAIAASIIGGTMLTGGVGNLLGSPVGALTLLTINELIRAAGVNSNYQAILSGFLLYIFIVMQSAVVWLRSSGKFKLAILRH
- a CDS encoding DUF58 domain-containing protein gives rise to the protein MGIRISPLGIAVLLFSIALSNSLPGLAGPFSRVMVLFPLVLVSVSLIQVWYSYLKFGFHQEFSTDHPVRGEAIQYTFALHYEGILPTCGIICQFTFQGPGLAGASEEPVFLWGKTNTTWSTTFCCAYRGIYAVGVERFIFKDSLGLFQFAYTVEPRIFYVYPEIIPLSQALESIFMGSGETGLRTGGGQEDVGVFESVYPLHHGEGARQIAWKRFAATGIPCAYRTAKATAPALRVVLDARPPPHIHKEEERLIAEDMAVSLVFSVLRYMAEQGIPTDFFCSSEFESYTITDLASFEALYYQSTSILFNDSRFPQAAWDGESATLLVTLQTPFEFASATGPDLYAVLEHRLLKGYGILLIIVPEPSLVEMVRKKTMDLLEQLPLNQSQVPCKVLDTRQGNEGITHALE
- a CDS encoding AAA family ATPase yields the protein MNIEQAQATAIMHDIEDAVLSAFVGDASVVRLALFGLFGALHVLIEDIPGLGKTTLALSLARAAGLTFSRIQCTPDLLPADVLGLSVWDSNQQKFVFKGGPIIAHFVLADELNRASPRTQSAFLEAMQEGSISIDGRTMPLPDPFFMIATQNPQNFVGTFPLPEAELDRFGLSFSIGYPSIDHEQLILERNETAKPLGIVETVANPETVTAMRTRVRSVHISNSIRTYIMEIVRSTRTAAEIKLGASPRAGIYLQQAAKVRALYEGRTFVIPEDVEALARPTLAHRIVLASQSRMAGKQASAIVSELVSRIRKPTGL